GCCTACAGCGGCGCGTCCGGCATGGGCTGGCTGGAACGCGGCGGCACCTGGGTGATGACGAACATCCGCGGCGGCGGCGAATACGGTCCGCAGTGGCACACCTCGGTGCAGAAGGCGAACCGGCACAAGGTGTACGAGGATTTCGCGGCGATCGCGAAAGACCTTGTCGCCCGCGGCATCACGACCGCCGACCAGCTCGGCGCGGTGGGCGGCAGCAACGGCGGCCTGCTGATGGGCGTGATGCTGACCCGCTATCCGGAGCTGTTCGGCGCGATCGTCTGCCAGGTACCGCTGCTGGACATGAAGCGCTACCACCTGCTGCTCGCGGGCGCCTCCTGGATCGCCGAGTACGGCGACCCGGACAAGCCCGAGGAATGGGAGTACATCAGCAAGTACTCGCCGTACCAGAACGCCCGCGCGGACGTGGCCTACCCGCCGATCCTGCTCACCACCTCCACCCGCGACGATCGCGTGCACCCCGGTCACGCCCGCAAGATGGCCGCGCTGCTCGAGGAGCAGGGGCACGAATTCTGGTACCACGAGAACATCGAGGGCGGCCACGGCGGCGCGGCGGACAACAAGCAGTCCGCCTTCCAGGCCGGCCTGATCTACGAGTTCTTCACGCAGATGCTGATCGAACGCGGCAAATAGCGGCCGATTCGACCACCCGGGCCTACGGTGTAGTGGGACCGTCTACGCCGTAGACCCGGCCCGGGAGGAGCAGTCGTGCAGGGCGAGAACGCCGCCGGAAAGCCGATACGCCGCAGCGCGAGCCGCGCCGAGCCGTCGCGGCGGGTCGCGCTGAACCGCGACCACATCGCCGTGGTCGCGCTGCGGCTCATCGACGAGACCGGCGTCGACGGCTTCTCCATGCGCAAACTCGGCGCCGCACTCGGCGCCGACCCGATGGCGGCCTACCGGCACTTCGCCGATCAGCAGGACCTGTTCGACGCCGTCGCCGCGACCATGTTCAACGAGCTGGACATGGCCTCGCTGCCCTGGCAGGAACCTTGGCGCGAGCTCATGCGCGCCTACACCCACCGGTTGCGCTCCACGCTGCGCCGGCACCCGAATGCGGTGCCGGTCTTCGCGACCCGGCCGGTGCGCAACGAGTCCGCGCTGGAGACCGGCAGCTGGCTGGTGGAACACCTGCAGGGGGCCGGGTTTCCGGCGCGCGTCGCGACACAGCTGACCAAGTGCCTGCGCGAATACGTGCTCGGCCACCTGCTCAGCTATACCATCGCCGCGGTGCGCGCGGAACCCGATGCGGCCGAGGACATTTCACCGGCCGATCACTTCGATATCGGGGTCGACGCGATGCTCGACGGGTTCGCCCGGTATGTCGAGACACCGCGCAGGCATCACTGACGATCGCGCAACCACTTCTCGATCTGATCGACCGTGCCGGTGTAATCGCGGATCCAGCCGTTGTGCCCCAACGGTTCCGGCGCGCGCCAGGTGGTCACGTCGGCCTTGGGCAGCTTCGCCAGCAGATGCTCGGCCGAGCCCGGCGGGGTCAGCTCGTCGCCGGTCATGGTGATCGAGAGCACCGGCAGCTTCAGCCGGGCGATCCGCTCCTCGTAGTCGATATCGGCCCCGACCGGCACGAACCGGCCGGTGCGGGCGAGCCTGGCCCAGTCCGAGATCAACACCTTGGACTGCCTGCCGAAGCCCATCGAGATCCGGTCGCCCGGCCAGAAGCCCGCCAGGTTCGCGGTCAACGAGACCGCCGCGGTGCCGACGAGCATGCCCGGACCCGAAAGTCCCCGGTAGCCACGGTGATACGGCGTGCCGGAGGCGATCAGGATCAGCCCGCCGAGCCGCCCGCGGATCCGCGAGGCGTACAGCACGGCGAGCTGACCACCCATGCTGTGCCCGAGCAGGTACGGCGTGCTCGCCGGGAACCGGTCGCGCACCACCTGGAAGATCGCCGGGAAGTCGACCGAGACCAGCTCGTGGTAGCCGTAGGTGCTCGCGGCGCTCGGCTTCGGCGTGCTCGCGCCGTTGCCGCGCAACTCGCCGATGGCCACGTCGAAACCGCGCCGGGACAGACCGAGGGCGAACCCGTCGTAGTACTCGCCGGGCACCCCGAGGCCGGGCACGACCACCAGCACCGGACGCGGGGCGTCCGGTGTGACCGGGTGCCGGTGCGCGCCCGAGGCCGGAATCAGCCGGACCGGCACCGTGCTGCCGTCCGGCATCTGGATCGGGACCGTTTCCATGCCGGGCACGCTACCGCGCCGCGACCCGCTCAAGCCCGGACGGCTCCCATGATCACCCTGCTCAGCACCCTGATCACGTCGTCGAGCGGCGGGCGCGGGTCCGAACCGCTCCACGAATCCACCACGTAGTTGACCGCGCCGATCACCGCCAGCACGCGCATCTCGTAGTCGCCGGTCGGGATCTCCCCCTGCAGGGCCGCGTCCTCCGCGGCGCCGGCCAGCAGCGAGCCCCACACCCGGCGCAGCTCCAACCGGAACTTCTCCACCTTGGGGCCGGCGCCGACCACCTCGACCAAGGCGACGCGGGCCTTGCGCGGATCGGCGCCGATGGATTCGACGTAGGCGCGCACGGACGCGTCGATGATCTCGAGCACGCTCGCGTCGGTCTTCGCCTCCAGCGCCTTGGCGACCGCGTCGCGCGATTCGCGGTCGATCTGCTCGTAGAGCTCTAGTAGTAGGGACTCGCGGCCGGTGAACTCCTCGTAGAACTGTCGTGAGGAGAGTCCGGCGTCCTTACAGATGGCGCCGACCGAACTATTGGCGTAGCCGTCGCGCGCGAAGACCGTCAGGCCTGATTCCAGAAAACGCGCACGCCGCTGACGTTGCCGGTCCTCGACGGGTTGCCCGGCATACATTCGACCCGTATTCGCATCCTGTGACATTGGGGCAGACAATACAGAAGCGCCAGAAGCGCTCGACATGGATCGGGCTGTTCGTTTCAACCATGGCCTGACCGGGCGTTTGCCCAGAGTTGGCAGGTTCGTTGCGCACACAATGTCGTCCTACGAAAACTGGGCCGGGCGACTCTTAACGGAATCCTCCCGAGCACGGACAACAGTTTTTCAGACCA
This genomic stretch from Nocardia brasiliensis ATCC 700358 harbors:
- a CDS encoding TetR/AcrR family transcriptional regulator C-terminal domain-containing protein yields the protein MQGENAAGKPIRRSASRAEPSRRVALNRDHIAVVALRLIDETGVDGFSMRKLGAALGADPMAAYRHFADQQDLFDAVAATMFNELDMASLPWQEPWRELMRAYTHRLRSTLRRHPNAVPVFATRPVRNESALETGSWLVEHLQGAGFPARVATQLTKCLREYVLGHLLSYTIAAVRAEPDAAEDISPADHFDIGVDAMLDGFARYVETPRRHH
- a CDS encoding alpha/beta fold hydrolase, with translation METVPIQMPDGSTVPVRLIPASGAHRHPVTPDAPRPVLVVVPGLGVPGEYYDGFALGLSRRGFDVAIGELRGNGASTPKPSAASTYGYHELVSVDFPAIFQVVRDRFPASTPYLLGHSMGGQLAVLYASRIRGRLGGLILIASGTPYHRGYRGLSGPGMLVGTAAVSLTANLAGFWPGDRISMGFGRQSKVLISDWARLARTGRFVPVGADIDYEERIARLKLPVLSITMTGDELTPPGSAEHLLAKLPKADVTTWRAPEPLGHNGWIRDYTGTVDQIEKWLRDRQ
- a CDS encoding TetR/AcrR family transcriptional regulator, with protein sequence MSQDANTGRMYAGQPVEDRQRQRRARFLESGLTVFARDGYANSSVGAICKDAGLSSRQFYEEFTGRESLLLELYEQIDRESRDAVAKALEAKTDASVLEIIDASVRAYVESIGADPRKARVALVEVVGAGPKVEKFRLELRRVWGSLLAGAAEDAALQGEIPTGDYEMRVLAVIGAVNYVVDSWSGSDPRPPLDDVIRVLSRVIMGAVRA